The region GCTTAAACCCAAGACTATCAGCCTGACTCATGATAATGGCTTGTTCTGCAGCAATAGCCTCATCGGCTTTAATGAGATTATCAGTATCAGTGCTTGCAACAACATGACTTGTCTTCTCATCAGCAACACTGCTTACAGGAGTTTCTGACGAAGTAATAACGGCTTCAACTGTATTAGTTGAGTTATTAGCTTCTGCTTTTACTGGAGCTTGAGAGACTGTTGCAGCTGTTGTCGCTGGAGTGAGTGAAATGGTAACGGGCTCATCTGTGTGCCAACGTTTAACCAATTTTTCAGGCACAAATGCCACGGCGCGTAACAGTGCCATTTCCAGGCCCGATTTAGGATCGGGTGCAAAACTTAATTCTTTACGGCCAGTTAATAACAACTGGTAATACAGTTGAACTTGCTCTGGCGTCAGTTGCTGAGCAAAAGCTAAAATTTGCTCGCTATATAACGACTGCTGTGCAGCGACAGGAGCAAACTGGCTTAACGTAATTTGGTGTAATAATTCAAGCAAACTACGCAGCACTTCATCAGCATCGGCGCCAAAGCTTAAAACTTGTTGGATGGTCTGCATCAAAATAGCAATGTCGGCATCACATAATGCTTTTAATAACGCCAAGACTTGGTGAGCATCAATACTTCCTAGCATTGACTGAACCTGTTGATGCATGACTTGACCACTGCCAAAAGCGATGGCTTGGTCAGTTAAGCTTAATGCATCGCGCATGCTGCCATTAGCCGCTTTGGCAAGTAATGATAGTGCTTGGGGTTCGAAATTTAATTGCTCTTGTGTTAGTACAAAATCTAACTGCTTAGTGATTTCGTCTTGTGACAAGCTTTTTAGATTAAACTGTAAGCATCGTGACAATACCGTTACGGGTAATTTTTGAGGATCCGTCGTCGCCAGTAAAAATTTCACATGCTCAGGTGGTTCTTCGAGTGTTTTAAGCAAAGCATTAAAACTACTACGCGATAGCATATGAACTTCGTCGATTAAATAGACCTTATAACGACCACGTGCAGGCTTGTACTGGACATTATCAAGTAACTCACGGGTATCATCTACTTTGGTTCTTGATGCGGCATCAACTTCGATAAGATCGACAAAGCGACCTTGGGCAATTTCGACACAACTAGAGCACACACCACAAGGTGTTGCAGTTACGCCTTGCTCACAGTTAAGCCCTTTAGCAAAAAGGCGCGCTAAACTGGTTTTACCTACGCCACGCGTGCCAGTAAATAAGTAGGCATGATGTAATCGTTGCTGAGTGAGTGCATTTGTAAGTGCCAGTAGAACATGTGATTGCCCTACCATCTCTTCAAATTTGGCAGGGCGCCACTTACGGGCTAACACCTGATAAGACATGGAATTCCCCAAGCTTTAATGAAACGGGTTGATATAAATAGAATTGATTTTAACTGTACCCGAGAATAAAAATAACAATAGCATGCTCGTCATTCACACGCTATTGCTACTCTATAAGGCTGGATAGTTTGCTGAAGGTTTAATCTGTCTTCGGTATATTTGAGCTCTTATCTTGTTGAATCTAAATAATAGAATCAATAAAAGCCTTCACAGTGAAGTGAGCAGCCTATTCGCCTTCAAATTCACATAGGGTTAAAATGTCTAAACCTAAACCTTCAAGGCGCTTCTCGCCGCCAATATCTGGCAGTGAAATAACAAACGCAGCATGCTTAACATCACCGCCTAATTCACGAATAAGTTTAACTGTCGCTTCGATAGTACCGCCAGTTGCCAGTAAATCATCAACAACAAGTACTTTGTCTTCAGGTGTAATCGCATCAACATGGATTTCTAGCGTATCTTTACCATATTCAAGATCATAAGTTTGCGAGATAGTCTTTCTTGGTAACTTACCAGGCTTACGAACAGGAACAAAACCAATGCCAAGTTCTAATGCTAAAGGTGCACCAAATAAGAAACCGCGAGCTTCAGTACCCACAACTTTAGTGAACCCAAGATCTTTATATTGCTCAACAAATAAAGCGATAGTCGCTTTATAGGCTTCTGAGTCTTCTAAAAGGCTGGTGACATCACGAAACATAATGCCTGGAATTGGGTAATCAGGAATAGCTTTAATGCTGTTTTTGATAAGCGCTAAACGTTCTGGATTCATAGTCATATTAAGTAGTCTATTTTAAATGAATGTACTAATAGCCACGAGTTTAATAAGATTTTATTAAACTGTAACGAGTCTGTGGCATATCACTCTATTTTGCTGATACTAAGCATGTTTGCGATCAGTTGCAACTGACGAACAAAATACCATCATTTTTTAATCTAACTCTGGGATCTGCCACAAAAAAAGCAATAAACAACACAACATACACGCGAGCATCACTTTGACCCATATTAATGGCACTATGAAA is a window of Shewanella donghaensis DNA encoding:
- the dnaX gene encoding DNA polymerase III subunit gamma/tau gives rise to the protein MSYQVLARKWRPAKFEEMVGQSHVLLALTNALTQQRLHHAYLFTGTRGVGKTSLARLFAKGLNCEQGVTATPCGVCSSCVEIAQGRFVDLIEVDAASRTKVDDTRELLDNVQYKPARGRYKVYLIDEVHMLSRSSFNALLKTLEEPPEHVKFLLATTDPQKLPVTVLSRCLQFNLKSLSQDEITKQLDFVLTQEQLNFEPQALSLLAKAANGSMRDALSLTDQAIAFGSGQVMHQQVQSMLGSIDAHQVLALLKALCDADIAILMQTIQQVLSFGADADEVLRSLLELLHQITLSQFAPVAAQQSLYSEQILAFAQQLTPEQVQLYYQLLLTGRKELSFAPDPKSGLEMALLRAVAFVPEKLVKRWHTDEPVTISLTPATTAATVSQAPVKAEANNSTNTVEAVITSSETPVSSVADEKTSHVVASTDTDNLIKADEAIAAEQAIIMSQADSLGFKQHQVVAEPQEVITDKVTEKVTDVANIELAPAIVSDKAPEAAPVIAPKANTEAESNVIQNSNDMPIDAYEQFSQESDESYVDFDNEDHSQYQQNETTAAVNSQSLNTIDPTTQTVVSQPAQAPESSLEDMDALLNAVLATNDSLKAELTTLAEEGEQAKKQQAVSNPSIRIPAPKPKAQPIDNTASDIANTNASRNHAATIGHLDDTDRPPWEKPLDKPAVASTNETDVANVAVTQEPMVNQAVIESAPDSTTANTLVNPVVDSVVRPVVNNSADQQTVAASTEVVTPSTTMVTTGSHEVLGDSLDLHWYKIMSELTIGGRVRQLAVNSVCQRLGNPIPLLLKPDQKHLSADVAIEQLQIALTEHLGEDTKVVINVGLDPQHETPLELRKRFHRELLANANYALINDDKVQWMFTRLAAELNTDTLVYPVEKLQAIGKQIPALTVQ
- the apt gene encoding adenine phosphoribosyltransferase, whose protein sequence is MTMNPERLALIKNSIKAIPDYPIPGIMFRDVTSLLEDSEAYKATIALFVEQYKDLGFTKVVGTEARGFLFGAPLALELGIGFVPVRKPGKLPRKTISQTYDLEYGKDTLEIHVDAITPEDKVLVVDDLLATGGTIEATVKLIRELGGDVKHAAFVISLPDIGGEKRLEGLGLDILTLCEFEGE